AAAACGTATCATGTTCCGTCGTGCAATGAAGCGTGCAATGCAAAATGCAATGCGCCTTGGCGCACAAGGCATCAAGATCATGTCATCAGGTCGTTTGAATGGTGCTGAGATTGCTCGTCGTGAATGGTACCGTGAAGGTCGCGTTCCACTTCATACATTGAAGGCGGATATCGATTACGCAACTTCCGAAGCTGAAACTACATACGGCATCATCGGTGTAAAAGTTTGGGTATACAAAGGCGACACATTGGGTCGTGGTGCAGAAGCTCAAGTAGCTGCTCCATCTGCTGAACCAGCTGCCGAAGAAAAGAAAACTCGTCGTGCTCCAAGCAAGACAGCCGCTCGTAAACCAGCTGCTGGCACAGACAAGCCATTAGTTGCTGCTAAACCAGCAGTAAAGCGTGTGCGTAAGGTTGAAACACCAGCCGCAGATACGCAGAAGTCAGGAGAGTAAGCATGCTACAACCAAAGCGTCGCAAGTATCGTAAGGAACAAAAAGGCCGTAACACTGGCGTGGCAACACGCGGTAGTTCTGTAGCCTTTGGTGACTTTGGATTGAAGGCCGTTGGCCGTGGTCGTTTGACTGCTCGCCAAATCGAGTCAGCACGTCGTGCAATGACTCGTCACATTAAACGTGGTGGCCGTATTTGGATTCGCATTTTCCCAGATAAGCCAATTTCACAGAAACCTGCTGAAGTACGTATGGGTAACGGTAAAGGTAATCCAGAGTACTACGTAGCTGAAATTCAACCAGGCAAAGTGCTCTACGAGATGGACGGTGTTGACGAGCAATTGGCGCGCGAAGCTTTCAAGCTTGCTGCTGCTAAGTTGCCTTTACAGACCACTTTCGTGATTCGCCACTTAGGTTGATCGGGATAGAGATTATGAAAAATACAGAATTAGCTTCAAAAGATCTGACAGCTTTAAATGCAGAGTTAACCGAGTTGCTTAAGACCGGTTTCAAGCTCCGCATGCAAAAAGGCACTCAGCAACTCACAAATACCAGCCAATTGGGTAAAAATAAGCGCGACATCGCTCGTGTTAAAACTTTTATCGCCCAAAAGACTGCACAGAAATAAGGAAAAAGGGATATGACAGAATTATCTAAACCCTTACGCCGCACCCTAGTGGGCCGTGTTGTTAGCGACAAAATGCAAAAAACTGTGACCGTGTTAGTTGAGCGTCAAGTTAAGCATCCGGTGATTGGTAAGTACGTTGGCCAGTCCAAAAAGTACCACGCTCATGACGAAGCTGGCACATACAAGATGGGTGATACGGTTGAAATTGCTGAATCCAAGCCAATTTCACGCACTAAATCTTGGGTTGTGACCCGTTTAGTTGAGGCTTCAAAGGGTATTTAAAGAAATATTAGGG
This region of Polynucleobacter sp. JS-JIR-II-50 genomic DNA includes:
- the rpsQ gene encoding 30S ribosomal protein S17 — encoded protein: MTELSKPLRRTLVGRVVSDKMQKTVTVLVERQVKHPVIGKYVGQSKKYHAHDEAGTYKMGDTVEIAESKPISRTKSWVVTRLVEASKGI
- the rpsC gene encoding 30S ribosomal protein S3 produces the protein MGQKINPTGFRLAVTKNWTSRWYANNTDFAKMLKEDVDVRIYLKKKLKNASVSKVVIERPAKNARITIYSSRPGVVIGKKGEDIEVLRRELQKRMGVPVHVNIEEIRKPEVDAQLIADSITQQLEKRIMFRRAMKRAMQNAMRLGAQGIKIMSSGRLNGAEIARREWYREGRVPLHTLKADIDYATSEAETTYGIIGVKVWVYKGDTLGRGAEAQVAAPSAEPAAEEKKTRRAPSKTAARKPAAGTDKPLVAAKPAVKRVRKVETPAADTQKSGE
- the rplP gene encoding 50S ribosomal protein L16 → MLQPKRRKYRKEQKGRNTGVATRGSSVAFGDFGLKAVGRGRLTARQIESARRAMTRHIKRGGRIWIRIFPDKPISQKPAEVRMGNGKGNPEYYVAEIQPGKVLYEMDGVDEQLAREAFKLAAAKLPLQTTFVIRHLG
- the rpmC gene encoding 50S ribosomal protein L29 produces the protein MKNTELASKDLTALNAELTELLKTGFKLRMQKGTQQLTNTSQLGKNKRDIARVKTFIAQKTAQK